The following coding sequences are from one Oryzisolibacter sp. LB2S window:
- the cobN gene encoding cobaltochelatase subunit CobN has translation MHLLSTRPGGFVEDDSVVTRLDQTPAEMVVLSSADTTLSLLADAYRLWQQAEAPEPVPTLRLANLLHLRQSASLDLYIDEVLQHARLVIVDHLGAESAWPYGIDQLRKLALARGQQLAMFSGDSQEDLDLLAKGTLAPERSRMLWQYLRAGGLANAREFLRMGAAWGLGRAVQGAPVRVLPPVAVHVPLAWAGDMPGHLPGIDDLRAQWLPGAPVVMLVFYRSHLLAANTDAFDAMAEALRARGLNPLPLALESLKDGLCLQTLRALCAAHDVQLILNTTAFAALGEHARAGSDGDIDSLAGDIPVLQVIASGANRDDWLADTQGLRPRDIAMQVVLPEMDGRIMTRAISFKGLAHRCALTQTDIVAYQPEPDRVQWVAELARRWCLLRSKPAAEKRAALVLANYPGSEARLGSGVGLDTPASVLALLAQLERDGWHLGDAAARPADGQALMERLQQGIANDPAQWPLRAASQGYALAAYRQRLAQLPEGMADAVTARWGAPEQDPMLREGWFMVAGLQLGHVFIGIQPARALDGRNDYAQYHDAELVPPHHYLAFYFWLRDVFGVDAMVHVGKHGNLEWLPGKSLALSQHCWPDAILGPLPHVYPFIVNDPGEGAQAKRRSQAVIIDHLMPPLARADNHGPMQELERLVDEYYDALLVDQRRAGLLRRQILDMARSQDLLRELGVDGARAPDEQILERIDAYLCELKETQIRDGLHVFGHSPEGAQRDSTLLALARYPAAGEQGLLHALAADLLPGCDWNPLDMDAAEPWTGPRPQVLARLDAGAWRHGGDTRERLELLALRVLQRPEMAGDWPRTQHVLRRISVQIAPALDACGREELRQFSRALQGRFVPPGPSGSPSRGRCDTLPTGRNFYTVDTRAIPTQTAWALGQQAAQRLLERYLQEHGEYPAAIGISVWGTATMRTGGDDIAQAFALIGVRPRWAPGSQRVVDFEVIPRVGLHRPRVDVTLRISGFFRDAFPGVVQMFDAAVRAVAAQEEDAEDNPIRARVLRDTAQWRQQGMDEAEAQEQALWRVFGAPAGSYGASMHELLRSGQWSDAGDFARHYLQWGAFAYGQQADGVPARQALERRLQALDVVLQNQDSREHDLLDSSEYYQHQGGMVAAVRHLGTLIGKAEPAVYHGDHGNPQSAKIRSLAEEIGRVVRARVTNPKWIAGAMRHGYKGAFEMAATVDYLFGFDATTQLVSDTHYALVTEAYVQDEAVRSFLRQHNPQALADIVGRLLEAIERGMWAQPGELHEALLAQMLAQEEFMEGRVQR, from the coding sequence ATGCACCTGCTCAGTACCCGCCCCGGCGGCTTTGTCGAAGACGACAGCGTCGTCACCCGTCTGGACCAGACGCCCGCCGAGATGGTGGTGCTCAGCTCGGCCGACACCACCCTGTCGCTGCTCGCCGATGCCTACCGGCTGTGGCAGCAGGCCGAGGCGCCCGAGCCCGTGCCCACGCTGCGGCTGGCGAATCTGCTGCACCTGCGCCAGAGCGCATCGCTGGACCTGTACATCGACGAGGTGCTGCAGCACGCCAGGCTGGTCATCGTCGATCACCTGGGGGCCGAGTCGGCCTGGCCCTATGGCATCGACCAGCTGCGCAAACTGGCGCTGGCCCGCGGCCAGCAGCTGGCCATGTTCTCGGGCGACAGCCAGGAAGACCTGGACCTGCTGGCCAAGGGCACGCTCGCGCCCGAGCGCAGCCGCATGCTGTGGCAATACCTGCGCGCCGGCGGCCTGGCCAATGCGCGTGAGTTCCTGCGCATGGGCGCGGCCTGGGGGCTGGGCCGCGCGGTGCAGGGTGCGCCCGTGCGCGTGCTGCCGCCCGTGGCCGTGCATGTGCCCCTGGCCTGGGCCGGCGACATGCCGGGCCATCTGCCCGGAATCGACGACCTGCGCGCGCAGTGGCTGCCGGGGGCGCCCGTGGTCATGCTGGTGTTCTATCGCTCGCACCTGCTCGCGGCCAACACCGACGCCTTCGACGCCATGGCCGAGGCCCTGCGCGCGCGGGGCCTGAACCCGCTGCCGCTGGCGCTCGAATCGCTCAAGGATGGGCTGTGCCTGCAGACACTGCGCGCGCTGTGCGCGGCCCACGACGTGCAGCTCATCCTCAACACCACCGCGTTTGCCGCGCTGGGCGAGCATGCGCGCGCGGGCAGCGATGGCGACATCGACAGCCTGGCGGGCGACATCCCCGTGCTGCAGGTCATCGCCAGCGGCGCCAACCGCGACGACTGGCTGGCCGACACCCAGGGCCTGCGCCCGCGCGACATCGCCATGCAGGTCGTGCTGCCCGAGATGGACGGCCGCATCATGACGCGCGCCATCAGCTTCAAGGGCCTGGCGCACCGCTGCGCGCTGACGCAGACCGACATCGTGGCCTACCAGCCCGAGCCCGACCGCGTGCAATGGGTGGCCGAGCTCGCGCGGCGCTGGTGCCTGCTGCGCAGCAAGCCCGCGGCCGAGAAGCGCGCGGCGCTGGTGCTGGCCAACTACCCCGGCAGCGAGGCGCGCCTGGGCAGCGGCGTGGGGCTGGACACGCCCGCCTCCGTGCTGGCGCTGCTCGCCCAGCTCGAACGCGATGGCTGGCACCTGGGCGATGCGGCCGCGCGCCCGGCCGACGGCCAGGCCCTGATGGAGCGGCTGCAGCAGGGCATAGCCAACGACCCCGCCCAATGGCCGCTGCGCGCCGCCAGCCAGGGCTATGCGCTCGCGGCCTATCGCCAGCGCCTGGCGCAACTGCCCGAGGGCATGGCCGATGCCGTCACCGCCCGCTGGGGCGCGCCCGAGCAGGACCCCATGCTGCGCGAAGGCTGGTTCATGGTGGCCGGGCTGCAGCTGGGCCATGTCTTCATCGGCATACAGCCCGCGCGCGCGCTCGACGGCCGCAACGACTACGCCCAATACCACGACGCCGAGCTTGTGCCGCCGCACCACTATCTGGCCTTCTACTTCTGGCTGCGCGACGTGTTCGGCGTCGATGCCATGGTGCATGTGGGCAAGCACGGCAATCTGGAATGGCTGCCTGGCAAGAGCCTGGCGCTGTCGCAGCACTGCTGGCCCGACGCCATCCTCGGGCCGCTGCCCCATGTCTACCCCTTCATCGTCAACGACCCCGGCGAGGGCGCGCAGGCCAAGCGCCGCAGCCAGGCCGTCATCATCGACCACCTGATGCCGCCGCTGGCCCGCGCCGACAACCACGGCCCCATGCAGGAGCTCGAGCGCCTGGTCGACGAGTATTACGACGCGCTGCTGGTGGACCAGCGCCGCGCGGGCCTGCTGCGGCGCCAGATCCTCGACATGGCGCGTAGCCAGGACCTGCTGCGCGAGCTCGGCGTGGACGGCGCGCGCGCGCCGGACGAGCAGATCCTCGAGCGCATCGACGCCTATCTGTGCGAGCTCAAGGAAACCCAGATCCGCGACGGCCTGCATGTCTTCGGCCATTCGCCCGAGGGCGCGCAGCGCGACTCCACGCTGCTGGCGCTGGCGCGCTACCCGGCCGCGGGCGAGCAGGGCCTGCTCCACGCGCTGGCGGCCGACCTGCTGCCCGGCTGCGACTGGAACCCGCTGGACATGGACGCCGCCGAGCCCTGGACCGGCCCGCGCCCGCAGGTGCTGGCCCGGCTCGATGCCGGCGCCTGGCGCCATGGCGGCGACACGCGCGAGCGGCTGGAGCTGCTGGCGCTGCGCGTGCTGCAGCGCCCCGAGATGGCCGGCGACTGGCCTCGGACGCAGCATGTGTTGCGGCGCATAAGTGTGCAGATCGCCCCCGCGCTCGACGCCTGCGGCCGCGAGGAGCTGCGCCAGTTCTCGCGCGCGCTGCAGGGCCGCTTCGTGCCGCCCGGGCCCAGCGGCTCGCCCTCGCGCGGGCGCTGCGACACCCTGCCCACGGGGCGCAACTTCTACACCGTCGACACCCGCGCCATCCCCACGCAGACCGCCTGGGCGCTGGGTCAGCAGGCCGCGCAAAGGCTGCTCGAGCGCTATCTGCAGGAGCACGGCGAGTATCCGGCCGCCATCGGCATCTCCGTCTGGGGCACGGCCACCATGCGCACGGGCGGCGACGACATCGCCCAGGCCTTTGCGCTGATCGGCGTGCGCCCCAGGTGGGCGCCGGGCAGCCAGCGCGTGGTGGACTTCGAGGTCATCCCGCGCGTGGGCCTGCACCGTCCGCGGGTCGATGTGACGCTGCGCATCAGCGGCTTCTTTCGCGACGCATTCCCCGGCGTGGTGCAGATGTTCGACGCCGCCGTGCGCGCCGTGGCCGCGCAGGAAGAGGATGCCGAGGACAACCCCATCCGCGCGCGCGTGCTGCGTGACACCGCGCAATGGCGGCAGCAGGGCATGGACGAGGCCGAGGCGCAGGAGCAGGCGCTGTGGCGCGTGTTCGGCGCGCCCGCGGGCAGCTACGGCGCGAGCATGCACGAGCTGCTGCGCTCGGGCCAGTGGAGCGATGCCGGCGACTTCGCGCGCCACTATCTGCAATGGGGCGCGTTTGCCTACGGCCAGCAGGCCGACGGCGTGCCGGCGCGCCAGGCGCTGGAGCGGCGCCTGCAGGCATTGGACGTGGTGCTGCAGAACCAGGACAGCCGCGAGCACGACCTGCTCGACTCCAGCGAGTACTACCAGCACCAGGGCGGCATGGTGGCCGCCGTGCGCCACCTGGGCACACTTATCGGGAAGGCCGAGCCCGCCGTCTACCACGGCGACCATGGCAACCCGCAGTCGGCGAAGATCCGTTCGCTGGCCGAGGAGATCGGCCGCGTGGTGCGCGCGCGCGTGACCAACCCCAAGTGGATTGCGGGCGCCATGCGCCACGGCTACAAGGGCGCGTTCGAGATGGCGGCCACGGTGGACTATCTGTTCGGCTTCGACGCCACCACGCAGCTCGTGTCCGACACGCATTACGCGCTCGTGACCGAGGCCTATGTGCAGGACGAGGCCGTGCGCAGCTTCCTGCGCCAGCACAATCCGCAGGCGCTCGCCGACATCGTGGGCCGCCTGCTCGAAGCCATCGAGCGCGGCATGTGGGCGCAGCCCGGTGAGCTGCACGAGGCGCTGCTGGCCCAGATGCTGGCGCAGGAGGAATTCATGGAAGGACGGGTGCAGCGATGA
- a CDS encoding ATP-binding protein: MTPTFPLSAIQGQPQLVQALLLAATEPALGGVLIQGPRGTAKSTAARALADVLAPAPFVTLPLGASLEHVVGSLDLSKALAGGEVAFAPGMLAKAHGGVLYVDEINLLPDAIVDVLLDVAASGVNHVERDGISHRHAARFVLIGTMNPEEGVLRPQLLDRLGLCVQLANAQDPQLRSAIVKARLRYELDPAGFLQAHAAEQARLAERLSQARARCADALALPWSDAVHDAVARQCIAAHVDGLRADLVMLRAARALAAWEGSAAITPDHVARVAPLVLLHRAAQGLQEQREPQGQGREQPDHATPTAPQVAPVSPSSHDGAKDAGPGSAGAAAAAPEPGGDGLEQPPAGWGQPRHMAAAPVSAREADALALVALEALAAKKARAPGQPR, translated from the coding sequence ATGACACCGACATTCCCGCTATCGGCGATCCAGGGCCAGCCGCAGCTCGTGCAGGCGCTGCTGCTGGCCGCCACCGAGCCGGCGCTCGGCGGCGTGCTCATCCAGGGCCCGCGCGGCACGGCCAAGTCCACGGCGGCGCGCGCGCTGGCCGATGTGCTGGCGCCGGCGCCGTTCGTCACGCTGCCGCTGGGCGCGTCGCTCGAGCATGTGGTGGGCAGCCTGGACCTGTCGAAGGCGCTGGCCGGCGGCGAAGTGGCGTTTGCGCCCGGCATGCTGGCCAAGGCCCATGGCGGCGTGCTCTATGTCGACGAGATCAACCTGCTGCCCGACGCCATCGTCGATGTGCTGCTCGACGTGGCCGCCTCGGGCGTCAACCATGTGGAGCGCGACGGCATCTCGCACCGCCACGCGGCGCGCTTCGTGCTGATCGGCACCATGAACCCGGAGGAGGGCGTGCTGCGCCCGCAGCTGCTCGACCGCCTGGGCCTGTGCGTGCAGCTGGCCAACGCGCAGGATCCGCAGCTGCGCAGCGCCATCGTCAAGGCGCGGCTGCGCTATGAGCTCGACCCCGCGGGCTTTCTGCAGGCCCATGCGGCCGAGCAGGCGCGCCTGGCCGAGCGCCTGAGCCAGGCACGGGCACGCTGCGCCGACGCGCTCGCACTGCCCTGGAGCGACGCCGTGCACGATGCCGTGGCGCGCCAGTGCATCGCGGCGCATGTGGACGGCCTGCGCGCCGACCTGGTGATGCTGCGCGCCGCGCGCGCGCTCGCCGCCTGGGAGGGCAGCGCGGCCATCACCCCCGACCATGTGGCCCGCGTGGCGCCGCTGGTGTTGCTGCACCGCGCGGCGCAGGGCCTGCAGGAGCAGCGGGAGCCGCAGGGGCAGGGGCGGGAACAGCCCGACCATGCCACGCCCACTGCGCCCCAGGTAGCGCCTGTGTCCCCGTCATCCCACGATGGCGCGAAGGACGCGGGGCCGGGCAGCGCGGGCGCTGCCGCTGCCGCGCCGGAGCCCGGTGGCGACGGCCTGGAGCAGCCACCGGCCGGCTGGGGGCAGCCCCGGCACATGGCCGCCGCGCCGGTCTCTGCGCGAGAGGCCGACGCCCTGGCCCTTGTGGCGCTGGAGGCCCTGGCCGCAAAAAAAGCCCGCGCCCCCGGCCAGCCGCGCTAG
- a CDS encoding VWA domain-containing protein — protein MGGAALASHAQPVGQRLPGAVLDWPATLRAGRLRPLALEHLRWRQGRGQAQALHVFVLDCSASMLASGAFAQAKGLLLQWLRWAYLQRTPVALLCFGAGQVQWRLPPRRAPRCNAALIEPLHGGGGTPLAQAVHEAWALLARRPEERRILWLLSDFRSTDVLALARRTPPQGLSHVLVDGEQPAHAGQRAFGGALRLARAWDACAHVTLRQAGPYAWSATADRHPRTAA, from the coding sequence ATGGGTGGCGCCGCACTCGCCAGCCATGCGCAGCCCGTGGGCCAGCGCCTGCCGGGCGCCGTGCTCGATTGGCCTGCCACGCTGCGCGCGGGGCGCCTGCGCCCGCTGGCACTCGAGCATCTGCGCTGGCGCCAGGGCCGGGGCCAGGCCCAGGCGCTGCATGTGTTTGTGCTCGACTGCTCGGCCTCCATGCTGGCCAGCGGCGCCTTTGCCCAGGCCAAGGGCCTGCTGCTGCAATGGCTGCGCTGGGCCTATCTGCAGCGCACGCCCGTGGCCCTGCTGTGCTTTGGCGCCGGCCAGGTGCAATGGCGCCTGCCGCCGCGGCGCGCGCCGCGCTGCAATGCCGCGCTGATCGAGCCCCTGCATGGCGGCGGCGGCACGCCGCTGGCGCAGGCCGTGCACGAGGCCTGGGCGCTGCTCGCCCGGCGCCCCGAGGAGCGCAGGATCCTGTGGCTGCTGAGCGACTTTCGCAGCACCGACGTGCTGGCCCTGGCCCGCCGGACGCCGCCGCAGGGCCTGTCCCATGTGCTGGTCGATGGTGAGCAGCCGGCCCATGCCGGGCAGCGCGCCTTCGGCGGCGCGCTGCGCCTGGCGCGCGCCTGGGACGCCTGCGCACATGTCACGCTGCGGCAGGCCGGTCCATATGCGTGGTCTGCCACAGCGGATCGTCATCCACGCACAGCAGCCTGA
- the cobW gene encoding cobalamin biosynthesis protein CobW, whose protein sequence is MHTTKIPATIVTGFLGSGKTTLMRHILEQARGLRVAVIVNEFGELGIDGDILRTCAIGCREEGGADAPEGRIYELANGCMCCTVQEEFFPVMKALAERRQDIDVLLIETSGLALPKPLVQAFQWPEIASVFTVDSVVTVVDTPAAAAGQFAHDPHAVDAQRRADPNLDHEASLHELFEDQLSAADLVVLSKADLVTPQQLAQVRALVAEEVPAEVKMVEAVQGQVPLSVLLGQQRAAEASINERHSHHDHEEDHEHDAFDSLFIDLGAVDRDRLMQALHAIVQAHAVLRVKGFAALQGKRMRLLVQGVGRRFDAYFDRAWQDGEAQATRLVFIGKGLDAAVLRQALLSAEV, encoded by the coding sequence ATGCACACCACCAAGATCCCCGCCACCATCGTTACCGGCTTTCTCGGCAGCGGCAAGACCACGCTGATGCGCCACATCCTCGAGCAGGCCCGGGGCCTGCGTGTGGCCGTCATCGTCAACGAGTTCGGCGAGCTCGGCATCGACGGCGACATCCTCAGGACCTGCGCCATCGGCTGCAGGGAGGAGGGCGGCGCCGACGCCCCCGAAGGCCGCATCTACGAGCTGGCCAACGGCTGCATGTGCTGCACCGTGCAGGAGGAGTTCTTCCCCGTGATGAAGGCCTTGGCCGAGCGCCGCCAGGACATCGACGTGCTGCTGATAGAGACCAGCGGCCTGGCCCTGCCCAAGCCCCTGGTGCAGGCCTTCCAGTGGCCCGAGATCGCCAGCGTGTTCACCGTGGACTCGGTCGTCACCGTGGTCGACACGCCCGCGGCCGCGGCCGGCCAGTTTGCCCACGACCCCCACGCCGTCGATGCGCAGCGCCGGGCCGACCCCAACCTCGACCACGAGGCCAGCCTGCACGAGCTGTTCGAGGACCAGCTCTCGGCCGCCGACCTGGTGGTGCTGTCCAAGGCCGATCTGGTCACGCCGCAGCAGCTGGCGCAGGTGCGCGCCCTGGTGGCCGAGGAGGTGCCCGCCGAGGTCAAGATGGTCGAGGCCGTGCAGGGCCAGGTGCCGCTCTCGGTGCTGCTGGGCCAGCAGCGCGCGGCCGAGGCCTCGATCAACGAGCGGCACAGCCACCACGACCACGAGGAGGACCACGAGCACGACGCGTTCGACTCGCTGTTCATCGACCTGGGCGCCGTGGACCGCGATCGGCTCATGCAGGCCCTGCACGCCATCGTGCAGGCGCATGCGGTGCTGCGCGTCAAGGGCTTTGCCGCGCTGCAGGGCAAGCGGATGCGCCTGCTGGTGCAGGGTGTGGGCCGGCGCTTCGACGCCTACTTCGACCGCGCCTGGCAGGACGGCGAGGCGCAGGCCACAAGGCTGGTGTTCATCGGCAAGGGCCTGGATGCCGCCGTGCTGCGCCAGGCGCTGCTGTCGGCAGAAGTTTAG